A part of Dryobates pubescens isolate bDryPub1 chromosome 3, bDryPub1.pri, whole genome shotgun sequence genomic DNA contains:
- the TCF24 gene encoding transcription factor 24, which yields MERGHAAESGEGTEPDALPPSAAGSSPCLPSAGQRPGAPAGRPAAANAARERSRVQTLRHAFLELQKTLPSVPPDTKLSKLDVLLLATTYIAHLTRSLQDEEESPGEGLGALRGDGYLHPVKKWPMRSRLYIGATGQFLTPSAPGDGAAQGETSAAPQI from the exons ATGGAGCGCGGGCACGCAGCTGAGAGCGGCGAGGGCACGGAGCCCGACGCCCTGCCGCCTTCTGCTGCCGGCAgcagtccctgcctgccctcggCGGGGCAGCGGCCCGGGGCCCCTGCGGGCAGGCCCGCGGCTGCCAACGCGGCTCGGGAGCGCAGCCGGGTGCAGACCCTGCGCCACGCCTTCCTCGAGCTGCAGAAGACTCTCCCCTCCGTGCCCCCCGACACCAAGCTCTCCAAGCTGGAcgtgctgctcctggccaccaCCTACATCGCACACCTCACTCGCAGCCTTCAGGATGAGGAAGAGTCGCCGGGAGAGGGCTTGGGTGCCCTCCGAGGGGATGGGTACCTGCACCCCGTCAAG AAGTGGCCGATGCGCTCCAGGCTGTACATCGGAGCTACAGGACAGTTCCTGACGCCCTCGGCACCCGGCGACGGCGCAGcccaaggggagacctcagcagccccacaaatctaa
- the MCMDC2 gene encoding minichromosome maintenance domain-containing protein 2, with product MHGGTQQMREIALVYLDRSGGLQQFVQDCRKYNDSKQSYAVYRFTISVNPSDIAELDATLGNYILHHPLQAARVFQSVCFIAIKTLSLIEQLQTEAQISILLKPTHLPPLPSYLLSLSAFPLNYTSQRFYVAEGIALAMGTVTKYTQGARFLCSEETCPFSEGFRYIRMHLPGATESATVRSDFVCYLCSSPLQEDMKFRVLGDKQIVEMIDAKALTALKGYSTDQSHFRVQTFAVFLRDELANKMKIGSQYKIIGIPACVQNGLQVTACIEVNSVQLCEPRGPAFVSDGFQHLLWLTSGSCWSFSAVLASVFASQVVPPGTHNTLKLAILLSLVQTCEKDNADYLDLLIVTSDTLVIDRLLNYSICLLPRGVRHPPASDIFPSVCKDKHGTGGASIQASSAVLAQGGVCYIGDLSSYRKDKLELLQAVLESRSTTVFIPGKKYGEEADQQVTIPIQTNFWSFVDVDSSSKKHTPKDNLFLGQMDISLVPSNLVDVFGLLIHDEFPVCQVSAALMHHTLKRAMNPGAMLYKVSQHFRTQDYEEFILFAKNLQVELSPEAENLIQGYYLASRRVRRDSVHGATLSASALKMLISLSKAHTKLSLRRKVLEEDALIAILLLESSLTLKHGKSALCLAPNPVFPCDLSNDSSLHQRDMYLTQCHHQLRQFIAAYGPGIHLSANEE from the exons ATGCACGGTGGAACACAGCAGATGAGGGAAATTGCTCTGGTTTACCTTGACAGAAGTGGTGGCCTCCAGCAATTCGTGCAGGATTGCAGAAAATACAATG ACTCCAAACAGAGTTATGCTGTTTATCGTTTCACCATCTCAGTAAACCCCTCTGATATTGCTGAATTAGATGCAACCCTTGGAAACTACATCCTTCATCATCCCCTCCAAGCTGCACGGGTTTTTCAGTCA GTCTGTTTCATAGCTATTAAGACATTGTCATTAATTGAACAGTTGCAGACAGAGGCCCAG ATCAGCATCCTGCTGAAACCAACACACTTGCCCCCTTTACCAAGCTACCTTCTGAGCCTCTCTGCATTTCCCCTCAACTACACCTCCCAGAGATTCTACGTGGCTGAAGGAATTGCCCTCGCGATGGGAACTGTAACAAAATACACACAGGGAGCAAGATTCCTTTGTTCTGAGGAAACCTGTCCCTTTTCTGAAG GGTTTAGGTACATAAGAATGCATCTGCCTGGAGCTACAGAATCTGCCACAGTGAGGAGTGATTTCGTGTGCTATTTGTGTTCTTCACCACTGCAGGAAGACATGAAATTCAGAGTCCTTGGTG ATAAACAAATAGTTGAAATGATTGATGCAAAAGCTCTTACTGCTCTGAAGGGATACTCCACTGATCAGTCACACTTCAGGGTTCAGACATTTGCAGTTTTCTTGAGAG ATGAGCTGGCCAACAAAATGAAAATAGGAAGCCAGTACAAGATCATAGGAATCCCAGCTTGTGTGCAGAATGGCTTGCAGGTGACAGCATGCATAGAAGTCAACAGTGTACAGCTCTGTGAACCAAGGG GTCCTGCTTTTGTCAGTGACGGCTTTCAGCATCTGCTCTGGCTGACTTCAGGTTCCTGCTGGAGCTTTTCTGCTGTCCTTGCCAGTGTCTTTGCCTCTCAAGTTGTTCCTCCAGGCACTCACAACACTCTGAAGCTCGCCATACTGCTGAGCCTAGTGCAGACATGTGAAAAAGACAATGCAGATTACCTGGATCTGCTGATTGTGACAAGTGACACACTAGTAATTGATAG gctgctgaatTACAGCATCTGCCTCCTGCCTCGCGGCGTGCGGCACCCACCAGCGAGCGACATCTTCCCTTCTGTGTGCAAAGACAAGCATGGGACTGGAGGCGCCAGCATCCAGGCCAGCAGCGCTGTGCTGGCCCAGGGTGGGGTCTGTTACATAGGAGACCTGTCCTCCTACAGGAAGGATAAACTGGAACTTCTGCAGGCTG tgctggagagcagaagcacaACAGTGTTCATTCCTGGGAAGAAGTATGGAGAAGAAGCTGACCAGCAAGTTACTATCCCCATTCAGACCAATTTCTGGTCCTTTGTAGATGTGGATTCTTCCTCAAAGAAGCACACCCCAAAGGATAACTTGTTCCTTGGACAGATG GACATAAGTTTGGTTCCATCTAACCTTGTAGATGTTTTTGGGCTTTTGATACATGATGAGTTTCCTGTGTGCCAAGTGTCTGCTGCTCTTATGCACCATACTCTGAAGAGAGCCATGAATCCTGGAGCCATGTTGTACAAAGTCTcacagcacttcaggacacAGGACTATGAGGAG TTCATTTTGTTTGCCAAGAATCTTCAAGTGGAACTGAGCCCAGAAGCAGAAAACCTCATTCAGGGCTACTACCTTGCCAGTCGCAGAGTGAGGAGAGATTCTGTCCATGGAGCCACCTTATCAGCATCTGCACTGAAAATGCT GATTTCACTGTCTAAGGCTCACACTAAGCTCAGTCTGAGAAGGAAGGTTCTTGAGGAAGATGCATTGATTGCCATCTTGCTACTGGAGTCATCTCTTACCCTCAAACATG GCAAGTCTGCACTGTGCTTAGCTCCAAATCCTGTCTTTCCCTGTGACCTCAGCAATGACAGCTCCCTGCACCAGAGGGACATGTACCTCACGCAGTGCCACCACCAGCTGCGCCAGTTCATTGCTGCCTACGGCCCAGGGATTCACCTCAGTGCTAATGAGGAGTGA
- the PPP1R42 gene encoding protein phosphatase 1 regulatory subunit 42: MVRLTAELIARSVAQRNRSQESLGQRLRKITHLNLSDKNIDVIGDFSLCKNLRVLYLYDNHIRQIQNLDFASNMTHLYLQNNCIAAMDNLSSLKNLEKLYLGGNCIAVVEGLDKTDKIRELHIESQRLPLGEKLVFDPRSLRSLAKSLTVLNISNNNIDELEELAVLENLSYLTAADNQLRCMKDLEVALNKWTKLCRMDLTGNPICQEPKYRDRIVVQSPALESLDGKEIKEVERQFLMNWKASRAARRKPKERMTNGSTACQHFSDSETTYPAAPFPSAKGKPSALVLPEMHKVKRETLPGILETNQSDKMSAFLAVQPPVPSRAAWGGLWLPAPGQFGQRGQGRAVGTGPGAVRAAGPRRGCGYRPRGSSGSGATAGLWVPAPGQFGQRGHGGAVGTGPGAVRAAGPRRGCGYRPRGSSGSGATAGLWVAGSGPAGRAGGRRRLPSRQGRPSRPYSVPSRDSQSWAQMKSPISLAAAPAASRSGYDLSRSRYRAIAPRSQGLSGPAPHPRYLF, from the exons atgGTTCgactgacagcagagctgattGCCAGAAGCGTGGCTCAGAGGAACCGCAGCCAGGAGAGCCTCGGGCAGCGTCTGCGGAAAATAACTCACCTGAATTTATCTGACAAAAACATAGATGTGATT GGTGACTTCTCCCTGTGCAAAAACCTTAGAGTTCTGTATCTGTACGATAACCACATCAGGCAAATCCAGAACCTGGACTTTGCTTCCAACATGACCCACCTTTACCTGCAGAACAACTGCATTGCAGCCATGGACAACCTCTCCTCGCTGAAGAACCTTGAAAAACT GTACCTGGGGGGCAACTGCATCGCTGTGGTAGAGGGTTTGGATAAAACTGACAAAATAAGAGAGTTACACATCGAAAGCCAACGCCTGCCCCTGGGTGAGAAGCTGGTGTTTGATCCACGATCTCTCAGGTCCCTGGCA AAATCTCTGACTGTGTTGAATATCAGCAATAACAACATTGATGAATTggaagagctggcagtgctggaaaaTCTTTCTTATCTCACAGCAGCTGACAATCAGCTTCGGTGCATGAAG GACTTGGAGGTGGCATTAAACAAATGGACAAAGCTCTGCAGAATGGACCTTACAGGGAACCCCATCTGCCAGGAACCCAAGTACAGGGACAGGATTGTGGTACAGTCACCAGCTTTAG AATCCCTCgatgggaaagaaataaaagaagtgGAAAGACAGTTCCTAATGaattggaaagcctccagagctgccaggagaaAACCCAAGGAGAGAATGACAAATGGAAGTACAGCCTGTCAGCATTTCT CTGACTCTGAAACCACTtatcctgctgctccctttccctctgcaaaaggaaaaccaagTGCTTTAGTTTTGCCTGAGATGCACAAAGTTAAAAGAGAGACTCTGCCAGGAATCCTGGAAACAAATCAGTCAGACAAAATGTCAG CCTTCCTTGCCGTCCAGCCGCCCGTGCCCAGCAGAGCCgcctggggggggctgtggctACCGGCCCCGGGGCAGTTCGGGCAgcggggccagggcagggctgtgggtacCGGCCCCGGGGCAGTTCGGGCAGCGGGGCCACGGCGGGGCTGTGGGTACCGGCCCCGGGGCAGTTCGGGCAGCGGGGCCACGGCGGGGCTGTGGGTACCGGCCCCGGGGCAGTTCGGGCAGCGGGGCCACGGCGGGGCTGTGGGTACCGGCCCCGGGGCAGTTCGGGCAGCGGGGCCACGGCGGGGCTGTGGGTACCGGCCCCGGGGCAGTTCGGGCAGCGGGGCCACGGCGGGGCTGTGGGTAGCAGGCAGCGGCCCCGCTGGACGGGCCGGGGGCAGGCGCCGGCTCCCCAGCCGCCAGGGTCGTCCCTCCCGGCCCTACAGTGTCCCTTCCCGGGACTCCCAGTCATGGGCACAGATGAAGTCCCCCATTTCcttggctgcagccccagcagcgagCCGCTCCGGCTATGATTTATCGCGTTCCCGTTATCGCGCCATCGCGCCCCGCTCGCAGGGCTTGTCTGGGCCAGCTCCACACCCTCGCTATTTGTTTTGA